In Yarrowia lipolytica chromosome 1F, complete sequence, a genomic segment contains:
- a CDS encoding uncharacterized protein (Converted to coding from non-coding YALI0F03223g, similar to Saccharomyces cerevisiae CDC55 (YGL190C); ancestral locus Anc_8.150, similar to uniprot|Q00362 Saccharomyces cerevisiae YGL190c CDC55 ser/thr phosphatase 2A regulatory subunit B), giving the protein MDEQWKFSQCFGDKGDIENITDADVISTVEFDHTGNYLATGDKGGRVVLFERNENKKGCEYRFYTEFQSHDAEFDYLKSLEIEEKINKIKWCKRQNQAHFLLSTNDKTIKLWKVYEKSLRVVAENNLSDSNNAGAASAAAPGTSTKPNQLTMDTLRLPRMTLHDTIVAASPRRIYANAHTYHINSISVNSDGETYISADDLRINLWNLGIADQSFNIVDIKPANMEELTEVITAADFHPQSCNLFMYSSSKGTIKLADMRDNALCDGHAKQYEEWMDPAQHSFFTEITSSISDVRFSNDGRYILSRDYLTVKIWDVKMEREPVRTINIHEQLRDKLCDTYENDAIFDKFEVVFSGDGKSVSTGSYNNNFMIYPDAVNPATPEDAEIILQADKSAFKQKKFGVPSAMGGILKGGNGANSPNGRKRGQSPGMNMVKRDMDFDTIDFKKNILHLSWHPHENSIAIAATNNLFVFSTL; this is encoded by the coding sequence ATGGACGAACAATGGAAATTTTCCCAATGCTTCGGCGACAAGGGCGACATTGAAAACATCACGGACGCGGACGTGATTTCGACCGTGGAGTTTGACCACACCGGCAACTACCTGGCCACCGGCGACAAGGGAGGCCGAGTAGTGTTGTTTGAGCGGAACGAAAACAAGAAGGGATGCGAGTACCGGTTCTACACCGAGTTCCAGAGCCACGACGCCGAGTTTGACTATctcaagtcgctggagattgaggagaagatcaacaagatcaagtGGTGCAAACGCCAGAACCAGGCCCACTTCTTGCTTTCCACCAACGATAAGACCATTAAGCTGTGGAAGGTGTACGAGAAGTCTTTGCGGGTGGTTGCCGAGAATAACCTCAGCGATTCGAACAACGCCGGcgctgcttctgcagcCGCCCCCGGCACCTCCACAAAGCCCAACCAGCTCACCATGGACACGCTTCGACTGCCCCGAATGACGCTCCATGACACGATTGTGGCGGCCTCCCCCCGACGCATCTACGCCAACGCCCACACCTACCACATCAACTCGATTTCGGTCAACTCGGACGGCGAAACGTACATTTCGGCCGACGACCTGCGGATAAACTTGTGGAACCTCGGCATTGCGGACCAGTCGTTCAACATTGTGGACATCAAGCCCGCCAacatggaggagctgaCGGAGGTGATCACCGCAGCAGACTTCCACCCGCAGAGTTGCAACCTGTTCATGTACTCGTCTTCCAAGGGTACTATCAAGCTGGCCGACATGCGAGACAATGCTCTGTGTGACGGCCACGCCAAGCAATACGAGGAGTGGATGGACCCGGCACAgcactccttcttcacTGAAATCACGTCGTCGATTTCGGACGTCCGTTTCTCCAACGATGGACGATATATTCTCTCCCGAGACTACCTCACAGTCAAAATCTGGGATGTGAAGATGGAGCGAGAGCCCGTGCGGACCATCAACATCCATGAGCAGCTGCGTGACAAGCTGTGTGACACCTACGAGAACGACGCCATCTTCGACAAGTTTGAGGTTGTCTTTTCCGGCGACGGCAAGTCAGTGTCCACCGGATCGtacaacaacaactttATGATCTATCCGGATGCCGTCAACCCTGCCACACCCGAAGATGCCGAGATCATTCTGCAGGCCGACAAGTCCGCCttcaagcagaagaagttTGGCGTTCCCAGCGCCATGGGCGGTATTCTCAAGGGCGGCAACGGCGCCAACTCACCCAATGGCCGAAAGCGAGGCCAGTCTCCAGGAATGAACATGGTCAAGCGGGACATGGACTTTGACACGATTGATttcaagaagaacatcCTGCATCTCAGCTGGCATCCCCATGAGAACTCGATTGCTATTGCGGCTACAAATAACCTGTTTGTGTTTAGCACTTTGTAA